One Brassica napus cultivar Da-Ae chromosome C2, Da-Ae, whole genome shotgun sequence DNA window includes the following coding sequences:
- the LOC106436093 gene encoding meiosis-specific protein ASY2 produces MNVVIDKYDTALKGALEELELAKKEFAEKEEVSARQLNESRANLQKLDGVMARTVARRDEFKAALESSRRTIRELEQKNTDLESERASLAVTHEREMKRLRDSRILEVTRERGRVEAEMTAKASRCFARIRSREERRGPYDEARLLYSQAFGTRKCLEALKGAGNDIPQASIDMFVEYERKYEQEAEQLKVGEIPESDFRLSPLVLESQFMDARILAGLDPYGSNAGLIDPETAANLHVSCTRPVGERREEPMLPIENPLTVLEEGVPGRGVRVDGNNVPVLVLSDTSVEGRDSLPPEGSHRDGEENTGEVSEDAAVRVSPIARESSVRASELSALNDRESDREA; encoded by the coding sequence ATGAATGTCGTGATTGATAAATACGACACGGCGCTTAAAGGAGCCTTGGAGGAGCTCGAGCTGGCCAAGAAAGAGTTTGCTGAGAAGGAAGAGGTTTCTGCTCGTCAACTGAACGAGTCAAGGGCCAATCTGCAGAAGCTCGACGGGGTGATGGCTCGCACCGTTGCTCGACGCGATGAGTTTAAAGCCGCGCTGGAGTCGTCTCGAAGAACCATCCGCGAGCTTGAACAGAAGAATACTGACCTCGAGAGCGAGAGGGCTTCGCTCGCTGTCACGCACGAGCGGGAGATGAAACGTCTGAGAGACTCCAGAATCTTGGAGGTGACGAGAGAAAGGGGGAGAGTTGAGGCAGAAATGACCGCCAAGGCTAGTCGTTGCTTCGCCAGGATTCGTTCTCGAGAGGAGCGTCGGGGTCCTTACGACGAGGCTCGGTTACTTTACAGCCAAGCCTTTGGGACTAGGAAGTGCCTCGAGGCCTTGAAAGGAGCCGGGAACGACATACCGCAAGCCTCTATTGATATGTTCGTCGAGTACGAGAGGAAGTACGAACAAGAGGCTGAGCAGCTGAAGGTTGGCGAGATCCCTGAAAGCGATTTTAGACTCTCTCCTCTTGTGTTGGAGTCTCAGTTTATGGATGCTCGGATTCTGGCGGGTCTCGATCCGTATGGTTCCAACGCTGGCTTAATTGACCCGGAGACCGCGGCGAATCTGCATGTCTCGTGTACTCGTCCGGTCGGAGAAAGGCGCGAGGAACCGATGCTTCCTATCGAAAACCCTTTGACTGTTCTTGAGGAAGGGGTGCCTGGTCGAGGAGTCCGAGTCGATGGAAATAACGTTCCTGTCCTCGTGCTTTCGGACACTTCAGTCGAGGGTCGCGATTCGCTGCCTCCAGAAGGGTCTCATCGGGATGGCGAGGAAAACACTGGCGAGGTGTCGGAGGATGCTGCGGTGCGAGTCTCTCCGATTGCCCGCGAATCGAGCGTCAGGGCTTCGGAGCTTTCCGCCCTTAATGATCGCGAGAGTGATCGGGAAGCTTAG
- the LOC125582232 gene encoding uncharacterized protein LOC125582232 has protein sequence MDAFSGYNQILMHPDITDRGTYCYKVMPFGLKNAGATYQRLVNRMFADQLGNTMEVYIDDMFISRSTDKCLPFYELLRGNKRFVWDEKCEEAFNQLKHYLTTPPVLSKPEAGDTLSLYIAVTSSAVSSVLIREDRGEQKPIFYTSKRMTEPETRYPTLEKMALAVVTSARKLRPYFQSHTIEVLSNQPLRTVMQNTNQSGRLTKWAMELSEHDIVYKNRTAAKSQVLADFLIELTPELEQDLILPSLNWILHVDGSSTRELIWQSFGFGFAASNNEAEYESLIAGLRLAKAVKAKRISVYCDSQLVVSQYLGDYDVRNERMDAYLKLVPRGENVCADALAALGSKLHDQVKRTIPIHKIEKPSIDTKAEQTAIAAAISEAMDIDEAEPPSQEDQPTDWRKELIDYLAEGLLPTEKWDARRLKRRSAHYVVMDGELHRWTATKVLLKCISGEETRLVMAETHEGAAGNHSGGRALALKVKNLGFYWPTMNADCEKYVRKCDKCQRHAPTLHSPTQFLHTLTAPYPFMRWGMDIIGPMPASRQKKFILVLTDYFTKWVEAEAYANITDKEVQNFVWKNIICRHGLPYEIITDNGSQFISHHFKGFCDRWRIRLNMSTPRNPQSNGQAESTNKTIIDGLKKRLDLKKGCWADELDGVLWSHRTTPRGATKATPFSMAYGVEAMAPAEVNVTSLRRSRMPQNVELNRDMLLDALDDIEEKRDQALLRIQNYQHQIESYYNQKKGLRKY, from the exons atggacgctttctcgggaTACAACCAGATCTTGATGCATCCAGACATCACCGATAGAGGGACCTACTGCTACAAGGTGATGCCTTTCGGGCTAAAGAATGCCGGCGCGACTTATCAGCGACTCGTCAACCGAATGTTCGCCGACCAGCTAGGCAAcaccatggaagtgtacatcgacgacat GTTCATCTCGCGATCAACCGATAAGTGTCTTCCCTTCTACGAGCTACTAAGGGGCAACAAGAGGTTCGTCTGGGACGAGAAATGCGAAGAGGCGTTCAATCAACTAAAGCATTACCTCACAACCCCCCCAGTACTGTCAAAGCCAGAAGCCGGCGACACATTGTCTCTCTACATAGCCGTCACATCCTCCGCTGTCAGCAGCGTGCTCATTCGAGAAGATCGGGGAGAACagaaaccaatcttttacacaagtaaaagaatgaccGAGCCGGAGACGAGATACCCAACACTCGAAAAAATGGCCTTAGCTGTCGTTACCTCGGCCAGGAAACTGCGACCCTACTTTCAGTCGCACACGATTGAAGTGCTCTCCAACCAACCACTCCGAACGGTTATGCAGAATACCAACCAGTCAGGACGATTGACTAAATGGGCGATGGAGCTGAGCGAACACGACATCGTGTACAAGAATCGCACAGCAGCAAAATCACAGGTTCTTGCAGACTTCTTGATCGAGTTAACACCAGAGCTGGAGCAAGACCTCATCCTACCAAGTTTGAACTGGATCCTCCACGTTGACGGTTCATCCACGA GAGAACTCATCTGGCAGTCATTCGGTTTTGGTTTTGCGGCgtcaaacaacgaagctgagTACGAGTCCCTCATCGCAGGGCTCCGTCTCGCCAAGGCAGTAAAGGCCAAAAGGATCAGCGTTTACTGCGACTCTCAACTTGTTGTAAGCCAGTACCTCGGCGATTACGACGTCCGCAACGAAAggatggacgcctacctcaaactc gttcctCGCGGAGAAAATGTCTGTGCCGACGCCCTCGCTGCTCTAGGAAGCAAGCTACACGATCAAGTCAAGAGGACAATCCCAATCCATAAAATCGAGAAACCGAGCATCGACACGAAGGCGGAACAGACTGCAATCGCAGCAGCGATTAGCGAAGCAATGGACATCGACGAAGCAGAACCTCCTTCGCAGGAAGATCAGCCAACAGATTGGCGCAAGGAACTCATCGATTACCTCGCTGAAGGTTTAttgcccaccgagaaatgggaCGCGCGGCGACTGAAGCGACGTAGTGCACACTACGTTGTCATGGACGGGGAACTACACCGATGGACCGCGACGAAGGTGCTACTCAAATGTATCTCCGGCGAAGAAACGAGACTAGTCATGGCCGAAACACATGAAGGAGCAGCAGGCAATCACTCGGGGGGACGAGCTCTTGCATTAAAAGTGAAGAATCTGGGATTCTACTGGCCAACCATGAACGCCGACTGCGAGAAATACGTGCGCAAGTGCGACAAATGTCAGCGTCATGCTCCCACCTTACACAGCCCAACGCAGTTCCTTCATACCCTAACTGCTCCATACCCAttcatgcgatggggaatggacatcatCGGTCCAATGCCGGCATCTCGCCAAAAGAAGTTCATTCTGGTCCTCACAGACTACTTCACCAAGTGGGTCGAAGCCGAAGCCTATGCCAACATCACCGACAAGGAGGTGCAAAACTTCGTCTGGAAGAACATAATCTGCCGACACGGGCTCCCATACGAGATCATAACAGACAATGGTTCGCAATTCATCTCGCATCATTTCAAGGGATTCTGCGACAGATGGCGCATTCGACTCAACATGTCAACCCCGAGAAACCCGCAGAGTAACGGCCAAGCTGAGTCGacgaacaagaccatcatcgacGGTCTGAAGAAACGACTCGACTTAAAGAAGGGTTGCTGGGCGGATGAACTAGATGGTGTCCTGTGGTCCCACAGAACAACTCCTCGCGGAGCGACGAAGGCCACGCCCTTCTCAATGGCCTACGGCGTCGAGGCAATGGCTCCCGCAGAAGTGAATGTGACGAGTTTGCGCCGATCACGAATGCCACAAAACGTCGAACTCAACCGTGACATGCTGCTCGACGCACTCGACGACATCGAGGAAAAGCGCGACCAAGCACTGCTCCGTATCCAAAATTACCAGCATCAAATCGAGAGCTACTACAACCAGAAG aaaggtcttcgaaaatactaa